From one Magnolia sinica isolate HGM2019 chromosome 18, MsV1, whole genome shotgun sequence genomic stretch:
- the LOC131233646 gene encoding pentatricopeptide repeat-containing protein At3g09040, mitochondrial-like, with protein MAHYRQTLRSSISLPNPLNLTLHICSLFLKSCFSHSPSLINHLSQSSHLPAARRRFLDMPESNTISYNTLINDYAVAGLTGPAFRLFDDLRRCNLNPDVFTLTSLLKSCGSNSRANAIAHAIAVRIGLNSGAFLISVLIRNYSKYGDLNSAEKCFDELLILDSVVWTTMISGFVQNAQHERAKEVFVQMRALGLCLNEFTLTIIVGAFVDFLDIEWGRCVHGLGIKMGFLSGLWTATSNAVLSMYLRCGCRLDGIKVFDEIREPDVVSWSALVGAYSGEEAFGVFKFMRFSGVELNEYTVINVLSAIVGCVRLMELGKQIHAWCWRAGYLSVVSVCNALVSMYGRYRQIDEARRVFDEMLVWDCVSWNALIDGYAENGLVGDVLRMFSLMRRSSMEPTKFTLASVIEVISVSGALNQAMQIHSLIIKMGFESDDSMATGLITLYGRCYGIEESKRVFDETEREDAAHVNAMAAAFVHAGYHLDAMKLFRNAQNSDREINSVTFSVVLKACSALTALEQGRSIHALAVKFGSDQDNFAGSAAVDFYCKCGGIDDAEKVFQELPKDNLAAWNALITGRAQHGHYQAVLELFEKMTKVGIDPDEITFLGVLCSCCHVGRVEEAMNLLNSMVEDHGIQPHLEHYACIIDLLGRVGHLQEAKRSINRMPIKPDARIWQIFLSACNVHGNVELGKVAARELFELQPENESAYVLLSNLYASAGMWEEVGRMRKAMKDRTICKEPGCSWIQVKGTTYSFFANDNSHPHIGEINLKLEQLYKQTTTAEFIEYGV; from the coding sequence ATGGCCCACTACCGACAAACCCTCCGATCTTCAATCTCTCTCCCAAATCCCCTCAATCTCACCCTCCATATctgctccctcttcctcaagtCCTGCTTCTCccactctccctccctcatcaACCATCTCTCTCAATCAAGCCACCTCCCCGCTGCCCGCCGCCGCTTCCTTGACATGCCTGAATCCAACACCATCTCCTACAACACTCTCATCAATGACTATGCAGTTGCCGGACTGACCGGACCCGCTTTCCGGCTCTTCGATGACCTCCGTCGATGCAATCTGAATCCTGATGTCTTCACTCTAACTTCACTCTTGAAATCTTGCGGTAGCAATTCCCGTGCCAATGCCATCGCTCATGCGATTGCTGTTAGGATCGGGCTTAATTCGGGCGCTTTCCTGATAAGCGTCTTGATCCGTAATTATTCCAAGTACGGAGACTTGAATTCGGCGGAGAAATGCTTCGATGAGCTTTTGATCCTTGACAGCGTTGTTTGGACGACAATGATTTCGGGGTTTGTACAAAATGCGCAGCACGAAAGAGCGAAAGAGGTTTTCGTGCAAATGCGAGCTTTGGGATTGTGTTTGAATGAATTTACCTTGACTATCATTGTAGGTGCGTTTGTCGATTTTCTTGATATTGAATGGGGGCGGTGTGTTCATGGGTTGGGTATAAAGATGGGGTTTTTGTCGGGTTTGTGGACTGCCACGAGCAATGCAGTTTTGAGCATGTATTTAAGGTGTGGGtgtagattggatgggattaaGGTTTTTGATGAGATTCGGGAACCTGATGTTGTTTCTTGGTCTGCGCTTGTCGGGGCTTACAGTGGCGAAGAAGCATTCGGAGTTTTTAAATTCATGAGATTTAGCGGTGTTGAATTGAATGAGTACACAGTTATCAATGTCTTGTCAGCAATTGTGGGCTGTGTGAGGCTGATGGAATTGGGGAAACAGATCCATGCTTGGTGTTGGAGAGCTGGGTATCTATCTGTGGTTTCGGTTTGCAATGCTTTGGTTTCCATGTATGGGAGATATCGGCAGATAGATGAAGCTAGGcgggtgttcgatgaaatgcttgttTGGGATTGTGTGTCTTGGAATGCTTTGATTGATGGGTATGCAGAGAATGGTTTGGTTGGTGATGTGTTGAGGATGTTCTCTCTAATGCGGCGGTCATCGATGGAGCCTACTAAGTTTACTTTGGCTAGCGTTATTGAAGTAATTTCAGTCTCGGGGGCTTTGAATCAGGCAATGCAAATTCATTCGCTTATAATCAAAATGGGATTTGAGTCGGATGATTCAATGGCGACTGGTCTGATAACGTTGTATGGCAGGTGTTATGGAATTGAGGAATCAAAGCGGGTTTTTGATGAGACTGAAAGAGAAGATGCGGCGCATGTAAATGCAATGGCTGCTGCGTTTGTACATGCTGGTTACCATTTAGATGCCATGAAACTATTCAGAAATGCACAGAATTCAGATAGAGAAATCAACAGTGTAACTTTCAGTGTAGTTTTGAAAGCATGCAGTGCTTTAACAGCATTGGAACAGGGGAGGAGTATTCATGCTCTGGCTGTGAAATTCGGTAGCGATCAAGATAACTTCGCTGGAAGCGCTGCTGTTGATTTTTACTGTAAGTGTGGAGGCATAGATGATGCAGAAAAGGTATTCCAAGAGCTGCCTAAAGATAATTTGGCGGCCTGGAATGCTCTGATAACAGGACGCGCTCAACATGGACACTATCAGGCGGTTCTCGAGCTCTTTGAAAAGATGACCAAAGTTGGCATAGACCCAGATGAGATAACCTTTCTTGGAGTTCTTTGTTCGTGTTGCCACGTGGGCCGTGTGGAAGAAGCAATGAACCTCTTAAACTCCATGGTTGAAGATCATGGCATCCAGCCTCATTTAGAACACTACGCTTGCATCATTGATCTGcttggtcgagtgggccacctACAAGAAGCAAAGAGGAGCATCAATCGGATGCCCATCAAACCTGACGCTCGGATATGGCAGATCTTTCTATCAGCATGCAATGTACAtggcaatgttgagcttggaaaAGTAGCGGCACGAGAGCTCTTCGAGCTCCAACCTGAAAATGAGTCTGCTTATGTGCTGCTCTCAAACCTTTATGCTTCAGCGGGTATGTGGGAAGAAGTTGGAAGAATGAGGAAGGCAATGAAAGACAGGACAATCTGTAAGGAACCTGGTTGTAGTTGGATTCAAGTGAAGGGAACTACTTATTCCTTCTTTGCGAATGATAATTCACATCCTCATATTGGTGAAATTAATCTAAAGTTAGAGCAGTTGTATAAGCAAACCACAACTGCAGAGTTCATAGAATATGGGGTTTGA